In Mixophyes fleayi isolate aMixFle1 chromosome 4, aMixFle1.hap1, whole genome shotgun sequence, the following proteins share a genomic window:
- the LOC142151116 gene encoding sialic acid-binding Ig-like lectin 12 produces MGVIKFLLLFFSVQGGTCCDPDSEYCTEQQGTITVEVGGSVTLPCTFSYPKKSDSSSEVKVYWREGKTSPCGNNPFIYNHTENQTHNDYSGRIFMVGNPKEQRTATIRIQNLRRSDGPMFCCRVEIRNNGKKEQWQNSHGTFIHFKDQVSVEHRNVVPAIMGEDIAIPCYVHNKSADTIQEVTWRIGTGDLCSEINIFSTWTNNNKSKHIERWSIVKFPKDLSLHVRNVTPSDSQRYCCEVKRKLRTAVSITTHLTEVLVEAEDTSQTTLIIASAVVLLLVIILCVIFIVLKKKGIICRKETGMKNYKAAGISPKLHSNSMNMNVPNVEHNDMLSGQEDSGGVVYAHLNVTSLQQGSANQNKKNNPESDSQVLYAAIRPNL; encoded by the exons ATGGGAGTTATCAAGTTCCTTCTGTTGTTCTTCTCTGTCCAAG GAGGAACCTGTTGCGACCCAGATTCCGAATATTGCACAGAACAACAAGGCACGATAACGGTGGAAGTAGGGGGATCTGTGACTCTTCCATGTACCTTCAGTTATCCAAAGAAGTCAGACAGCTCCTCAGAGGTGAAAGTGTACTGGAGAGAAGGAAAAACCAGCCCCTGCGGAAACAATCCATTTATTTACAATCACACAGAAAACCAGACACATAATGACTACAGTGGACGGATCTTCATGGTGGGAAACCCCAAGGAACAGAGGACAGCGACTATCAGAATCCAGAACCTGAGGAGATCAGATGGTCCCATGTTCTGCTGTCGGGTAGAGATaagaaataatggaaaaaaagaaCAGTGGCAAAATAGTCATGGAACGTTTATTCACTTCAAAG ATCAGGTCTCTGTGGAACATCGAAATGTTGTCCCTGCCATAATGGGAGAAGATATAGCTATACCGTGCTATGTTCATAATAAATCTGCTGATACTATACAAGAGGTCACCTGGAGGATTGGAACAGGTGATCTGTGCTctgaaattaatatatttagcACATGGACAAATAATAACAAATCAAAGCACATTGAACGATGGTCGATAGTGAAATTCCCTAAGGACCTCTCATTACATGTAAGAAATGTGACCCCATCTGACAGTCAGCGGTACTGCTGTGAGGTGAAGAGAAAATTAAGAACGGCAGTCAGTATAACTACACACCTCACAGAGGTACTAGTTGAAG cTGAGGATACAAGCCAGACAACATTGATCATTGCTTCAGCTGTTGTCCTGCTCCTTGTGATCATTCTGTGTGTTATATTCATTGTCCTGAAGAAAAAAG GTATTATTTGCAGGAAAGAAACAGGAAT GAAGAATTATAAGGCCGCCggcatttctcctaaactccacAGTAACTCTATGAACA TGAACGTGCCAAATGTGGAACACAATGATATGTTATCTGGTCAAGAG GATTCCGGGGGGGTCGTCTATGCACATTTAAATGTGACATCACTCCAACAGGGTTCTGCCAACCAGAACAAAAAGAACAATCCAGAGAGTGACTCCCAGGTTCTATACGCAGCTATCAGACCCAACCTTTGA